DNA sequence from the Pseudomonas tritici genome:
CAAAATACGGGTCATAGGATTACCTGGTGAGCGATTCACACTAGAAGTGTGGGCATTTTGCCAAGAAATGGCTGAACGCTTCCTAAATAAAACGTCATCTTGGCGAAACTGACACAGATTTCATGGCTGCGAAGGATTGTAGTGAGCGGGCTTGCCCCGCGCTGGGTGGCGAAGCCGCCCTAAAACCTGACATCTCGCTCCAACTGGAGAAACTGGGTGTCTGGGTTGGGGCCGCTTCGCAGCCCAGCGCGGGGCAAGCCCGCTCACTACGTGGAATGCATAACGCCCGCCTCAAACGATCAATTCTTGCAACTTGCATGGTTTTTGTAAGTTCAAATTACTTAACTTATTGATCTGCAACGATATTAAATTTAATAGCGACTGGCACGCTGCCTGCACTGTCCTTTTTGAGACTTGTAACACCATTTTTCCTGCCGGGAGCAAAAAAACAATGATCACATCCTCATCCACGCTACAAGAGTCGAGCACGCTCTCCGGGGTTTCCTGGGGGGCGATTTTTGCTGGGGCTGCGGCGGCGGCTGCACTGTCGCTGATCTTGGTACTGCTGGGTTTCGGCCTGGGCTTTTCGGCGGTGTCGCCGTGGGCTGACAGTGGCATCAGCGCCAAGGGCCTTGGCATTTCCACGATTATCTGGCTGGCCTTTACCCAGATCGTCGCGTCCGGGCTGGGCGGCTATATCGCCGGCCGGTTGCGTGTGAAGTGGGCGAATATGCACGGCGATGAGGTGTACTTTCGCGACACCGCCCATGGCTTCCTGGCCTGGGCTGTTGCCACGCTGATTACCGCAGTACTGGTGGTCGGCTCGGTCAGCAGTGTGGTGAGCGGTGGTGTGAAAGCCGGTGCCAGCGTTGCAGCCGGCGCGGCCAGTGGCATGACGCAGGCCGCCGGCAGTGCAGCCAAAGGCGTCAGCGGCGGTGATTTCGACTACTACGTCGACAGCCTGTTTCGCGATGATCGCCCGGTGGCCGTCGGTGACGACGCTGCACATGGCGTGGTCGCGCGCATCTTCACCCGCACGCTGAGCAATGACGGTCAACTCGCCGCTGAAGACCGTGCTTACCTGGCCCAGTTGATCAGCCAGCGTACCAACCTCAGTCAGGCTGATGCTGAAGCCCGTATCGACAAGGTCTATGGCGATGCCCGTAAAGCCGTTGAAGACGCCAAGCTCAAGGCCAAGCAAGCCGCTGATGCCGCTGCGAAAGTCGCTGCCTATACGTCGCTGTGGACCTTCATTGCCCTGCTGATCGGCGCCTTCTTTGCCAGTTTCGCTGCAACCTATGGCGGTCGTCGTCGCGATGCCGTGGTGTATGTCGAAACCGAACACTTCGTCCGTTAATTAATTCAAGGAGAACATCATGCGCTCATTACTTCTGTGGTTCCTCGGCATTCCAATCCCGATCATTATCCTGATTGCGATCTTCGTGCACTGATACTGAGCCTGGCTCGGTCCCCCTGTGGGAGCGGGCTTGCTCGCGAAGACGGTGTGTCAGCTACTCATGGGGTGACTGATACACCGCCTTCGCGAGCAAGCCCGCTCCCACATTTGGTTGTGCGCAGTGTCAGCCAGCTTGCCACCAGCAACACGCTCGCCACCGCTGTCATGATCACCAAAGGTCCTGACGTACCATCTGACAACAAGCCAGTTGCCCAACTGCTTACCGCTGTCAGGAACATCTGGGTAAAAAAGAACAGCCCCGATGCTGTCCCGGCAATCGCGCCATACGGCTGCAAAACCGAGAGCTGACAGGCCGGAATCACCATCCCCACCGACACCATGATCACCACCATCGGCAGCACAATCGCCAGCCATTCCCCTGGCAGTGTGGTTGTAGCGACCGCGAGCACGACACTGCCAAGCACGTTCAGGCCTATCGCTGCGGCGATCAAACGGTCTGGTTCAAAGCGCAGCACCAGCCGCCGAAACAGATTCGCGCCCAGCATGTAGCCGCTGATCGTGGCAGCGAATACCAGTGCATAAGCCGTGGCAGACAACTGGAAGCCCCGTTGCAACAGCGCCGAAGACTCACTGATAAACGGAAAGTACGTGCTGTAGACGCAGCCAATCGCCAGGGAATAGCGCAGGAAATGACGGTCACGCAAAAGCTGCCCGTAGAGGCGCAGCAAACCACTCGGTGGTGCCGCGGCGACTTGCGGCGGACGGGTTTCAGGCAGGCGGCGATACACCACTACGTACAGCAGTGCGCCAATCATCGCCAGCAACACAAATAGCCCGCGCCAGTTGACGACGGGCAACAGCACGCTGCCCAGCACCGGCGCGGCCATCGGCGAAACGGCCATGGCCATGGAGATCAAACCGAGCAAGCGCGCCTGTTCGTCGCGGTCGAAGTAATCGCGCACGATCACCCGGCCGATCACCGTGGTGCAGCAGCCACCCAATGCCTGGAACAGGCGGACGATGATCAGCACGGTGATGCTGTCAGCCAGGGCGCAAGCCACTGTGGCCACGACGTACAAAAACAGCCCGGCCAATAGCACCGGACGCCTGCCGAAGCGGTCGGTGAGCGGGCCGCTGACCAGCAGGGAAATCGCCGAGCCCAGCGTGTAGAACGTCAGGGTCAGTTGTAACTGGCTGTCGCTGGTCTGGAAGTAGTCGGCCATGGCGGGCAAGGCTGGCAGGTGCATGTCCAGCGTAATACGGGGCAGGGCGATGAGGACGGTCAGCAGCACCAGCCAGAACCCGGTAGAGAGGGCGCGTTGAGTCATTGGACGTCTCGATGCAAGAGGTAGAGCCCGGACTCTAGCGGCTTTGTGGTTTAATCCTCAGGGCCACTAATGCCTTGATGGATAGGACCACTATGAGCCGGGGAAAAACCGCATCCGCCCTCGACCTGCCGCGCCCGGATACGCTGGACGCGGGCAAGCAGCAAGGCGCTTACGAAGCCCTGCGCGGGGCGATCCTGAACCGGCAGTTGCCCGCCGGGAGCCGCTTGCCCTCCACGCGCAGCCTGGCCGAGCGCTGGTTGGTATCCCGTGGCACGCTGGAGGCGGCGTTTGACCGCCTGCACAGCGAAGGCTACGTGCAGCGGGTGGCGGGGTCTGGTACGCGGGTGTGCGCGGTGATCCCGGAACAATTCATTGCAGCACCTTTAGCCAGGGAAATCCCACGGCGCCGTGTGGAGCCTGATCAGCCGGATGCGGGCGTGCAGAGCCATGTGCCCTTCGTTGCGCGGCGTCCGGATGCCAGCCTGTTTGATCTGAAAACCTGGGCCCGCTGCATCTCCCGTGGGTTGCTGACGGTAGGCCCGGGTGTGCTGGAAGCGGCGCACCCGGCCGGTCTGCCCGAGCTGCGCGCGCAGATTGCCGATTACCTGCGCAGCTATCGCGGTATGCAATGCGAGGCCGATGAGGTGATCGTCACCACCGGCATCCGCCATGCCCTTGACCTGATTGCGCGCAGCGTGCTCAAGCCGGGTGACACGGCCTGTGTCGAAGACCCCGGTTATCTGCCGGCACGCCGTTTGTTCGCCCTGGCGGGGGCGCACATCCACGCAATTCCCGTCACTGCCGACGGCCTCGACACTGCCCAACTGCCCGAGACGGCGCGTCTGGCCTATGTCACGCCCGCCCACCAGGCGCCATTGGGCATGACGTTGTCGGTGTCCCGTCGCCTGGCGCTGTTGGACTGGGCCGCCCGCGCCGACGCCTGGGTGGTCGAAGACGATTACGACAGTGAATACAACTACAACACCGCGCCGCTGGCCGCGCTTAAATCCCTGGATTCGGGCGACCGTGTGATCTATTGCGGCAGCTTCAACAAGAACCTGTTCCCCGGTTTGCGCGTGGGCTTCATGGTGGTGCCCAACGTGCTGCGCCGCTCGTTGTTGCGTACCTTGCAACTCACCGGGCACTCGGTGGGGGCCAGTGATCAACTGGGGTTGGTGGAGTTTCTGCGCAGTGGCGCGTTTGTGCGTCACCTGCGTGCCTCGCGGCAGGCTTATCAGGCACGGCGCGATGCGCTGCTGGAATGCCTGGGTGGGCGCTGCACCGTCAGCGGGCAGCAGGCAGGATTGCACTTTGTGTTGTGGCTGCCGGAAGGTGTCGAAGAGGGGGATTTCTGTCGCCGTGCCGCTGCAGTCGGGTTGACGCTACAACCGCTGGGCAAGTTCTGTCATGCGCTGACATTGCCGCCGGCGGTGATCATCGGCTACACCGCGTTGACCCTGGCGCAGATCCGCTTTCACGGCCGCGCGTTGGCGCAGTTGGTGTAGGCGCGGTCAGTCGTCGAAGCCGACCTGCTCATGTATCTCGTCCACCTTCAATTCCAACCGATACGCCACCGCAATAAACAATGCCTGGCACAGGCACAACGTGGCGCTCAACGAACGAAACGCAAACGACGAGCCCTCATTCACCAACAGCACCGCGTTCGCCCGCTTGGCCAGGGGCGACAGGTTGCTGTCGGTGATAATCAACGTCTTGGCCTGATGATGCTGGGCAATCCGCAGGCAATGCTGGGTCTCTTTGCCGTAGGGCGAGAAGCTGATTGCAATCACCAGGTCATTGGCGCGTACGCTGCGCATCTGCTCGCGGTAGCTGCCGCCCAGGCCCGAGATCAGGTGGATGCGCTTGTTGGTGTGCTGCAGGTTGTAGACCAGGTAATCGGCCACCGCAAACGAGCGGCGCACGCCGACCACGTAGATGTTGTCGGCGTTGACCACCAGGTCCACGGCCTTGTCGAATGCCACGTCATCGAGTTCCAGCCCCAGGCGCTCGATGCCGGAGAGGGTAGCGTTGACGCACTCACGCGCCAGGTCGCCGCCGCTGGCCTTCTGCGACTTGTTGGCGATCATGCTGCGGATGCGCTGCTGGTAGTTCTGCACCGGGGTGGTCTTGTGGGTGTAGGCCTCGCGAAACAGCGCCTGCATCTCACTGAAACCGCTGAAACCGAAACGCTGGGAAAACCGCACGATCGCCGACGGGTGCACTTCGCACTCGCGGGCGATGTCGCTGATGCGGTCGACCATGATCCGGTCGCTTTGCTGGCTCATGTAGCTGGCGATGCGTTTGAGTTGGCGTGGCAGGCTTTCGTATTCGTCGGTGATCAGCTGCAACAGGCGTTCGGCATTGATCGGAGGGCTGGCGGGCGTTTCTTCCAGGGGGGTCTCATGATCGGTGCGGGACATGGGCAATCCTTCTGACGGTTCTTCTGATGCGCTGATAAGTGGCGCAAGTCTACAGGGTAGGCGCAAAAAAATACCTGCGCATCACGGCCACCGTGGCCTGCTTAAACGAGGCAGTCTCGCTGGGCTGCCCCTGTGCAAGCTTAATGGAAAAAATATTCCAATGAAAAAATATCTAGAATAAATATTGATTGGCGTCGCCGGACGTTCTAGTCTGCTCCCACCAAGAGCGTTTGCCGCCACCACGACGGCACAACGCAGGCTGATAAAAATAACAGGAGCCAGCATGGGCCAGACTCGTTTTGCCAGTGGGCGTCAATTGGATTTGATTTGCCTCGGGCGCCTGGGCGTCGACCTCTATGCACAACAAGTCGGTGCACGGCTTGAGGACGTGTCCAGCTTTGCCAAATACCTCGGCGGTTCTTCTGCCAATATCGCCTTTGGCACCGCACGGTTGGGCCTCAAATCGGCGATGTTGAGCCGGGTGGGCGATGACCACATGGGCCGTTTCCTGCTGGAATCCCTGGCCCGCGAAGGTTGCGATGTCAGCGCCATCAAGGTCGACCCTGAGCGCCTGACCGCCCTGGTGCTACTCGGCCTCAAGGACCGCGAAACCTTCCCCCTGGTGTTCTACCGCGAAAACTGCGCCGACATGGCCCTGCGCGCCGAGGACATCAGTGAAGCCTTTATTGCCTCCAGCAAGGCGCTGTTGATCACCGGCACGCATTTCTCCACCGACGGCGTGTACAAGGCCAGCATCCAGGCGCTGGACTACGCGGCCAAGCACAACGTCAAGCGCGTGCTGGATATCGACTACCGCCCAGTGCTGTGGGGCCTGGCGGGCAAGGCGGATGGAGAGACGCGGTTTGTCGCCGACCAGAACGTCAGCCAGCATGTGCAGAAAATCCTGCCGCGCTTCGACTTGATCGTCGGTACCGAAGAAGAATTCCTCATCGCGGGTGGCAGTGAAGATTTGCTCACCGCACTGCGTAAAGTCCGCGAGCTGACACCGGCGACCCTGGTGGTCAAGCTCGGCCCGCAGGGTTGCACGGTGATTCACGGCGCCATCCCCGCGCGACTGGAAGACGGCGCCATCTACCCCGGTGTGCGCGTTGAAGTGCTTAACGTGCTCGGTGCTGGCGATGCATTTATGTCGGGCTTCCTCAGCGGCTGGATCAATGACGCCAGCGATGAGCGCTGCAGCCAGTTGGCCAATGCCTGCGGCGGGCTTGTGGTATCGCGCCACGCCTGCGCACCGGCCATGCCGACGCCTGCCGAGCTTGAGTACCTGTTCAACAGCCCGGTGCCGATCACCCGGCCAGATCAAGACGTCACCTTGCAACGCCTGCACCGCGTCTCGGTGCCGCGCAAGGCCTGGAAGCAACTGTTCGTGTTTGCTTTCGACCATCGTTGGCAGTTGGTGGACCTGGCGCAAAAAGGTGGCCAGGACCCAACGCGCATCAGCGATATCAAGCAGCTGTTTATCCAGGCCATCGAACGCGTCGAGAAAAAGCTCGCCGAGCAAGGCATAGATGCCGATGTGGGCCTGCTGGCCGACCAACGCTTCGGCCAGGACGCCCTTAATGCGGCCAGCGGCCGTGGCTGGTGGATCGCACGCCCGGTGGAGGTGCAGAACTCGCGCCCACTGGCGTTCGAGCACGGCCGCTCGATTGGCAGCAACCTGATCGCTTGGCCTCAGGAGCAGATCATCAAGTGCCTCGTGCAATTCCACCCCGACGACGAGCCGTTGCTGCGCCTGGAACAGGAAGCCCAACTCAAGGCGGTGTACGAGGCATCTATTGTCAGTGGCCATGAATTGTTGCTGGAAGTCATCCCGCCCAAGGACCACCCGTCCACTTACCCGGACGTGCTCTATCGCAGCCTCAAGCGCTTGTACAACCTGGGTATCTACCCGGCGTGGTGGAAGATCGAGGCGCAGTCGGCCGAGGACTGGAAGAAGCTTGACGAACTGATCCAGGACCGCGACCCGTACTGCCGTGGCGTGGTGCTGCTGGGCCTGAATGCCTCGGCCGAATTTCTCGCCGATGGCTTCCAGCAAGCCCGCCTGAGCACCACCTGCCGAGGTTTTGCCGTGGGCCGCACGATCTTCCAGGAGCCGAGCCGGGCGTGGATGGCGGGGGAGATTGATGATGAGGTTTTGATTCAGCAAGTACAGGCCACGTTTGAACAGCTGATCAATGCCTGGCGAAGTGCCCGAACCTAAACACGCTTCTCGAATGTGGAATGCAGTCAAATGTGGGAGCGGGCTTGCTCGCGAATGCGGTGGTTCAGTTACAGAAGTGTTGCCTGACAGACCGCATTCGCGAGCAAGCCCGCTCCCACATAAAGCAGATCCCGGTGATCTCTAGATAAAAACAAAAGGTGCAGCCATGCCCGCAATCCGAATTGGCATCAACCCGATTTCCTGGAGCAACGACGACCTCCCAGCTCTGGGCGGCGAAACGCCCCTGAGCACCGCCTTGAGCGAAGGCAAGGAAATCGGTTACGAAGGCTTCGAACTCAACGGCAAATTCCCCAAGGACGCCAAAGGCGTCGGCGATGTGCTGCGTCCTTATGACCTGGCACTGGTCTCCGGCTGGTACTCGAGCCGGCTGGCCCGGCGTTCAGTGGCCGAAGAAATCGAGGCCATCGCCGGCCATGTCGAGTTGCTCAAGCAAAACGGTGCCAGTGTATTGGTCTACGGCGAAGTCGCCGATTCGATCCAGGGTTCGCGCATCCGCCTGATCGAGCGCCCGCGCTTTCACAGCGAACAGGCCTGGCAGGATTATGCCGACAAGCTCACCGAACTGGCGCGCTTCACCCTGTCCCAAGGCGTGCGCCTGGCGTACCACCACCATATGGGCGCCTACGTCGAATCCGCGGAAGACATCGACCAGTTGATGAAGCGAACGGGCCCGGAAGTCGGCCTGCTGTTCGATTCGGGCCACTGCTACATGGGCGGCGGCGAACCAGTGGAGGTGCTGCGTAAACACATCGACCGCATTTGCCACGTGCATTTCAAGGACGTGCGCAAGCCTGTGGTGCAACTGGCGCGTAACCAGATGTGGAGTTTTCCCGACTGCATCGTCAACGGCACCTTCACCGTGCCCGGCGACGGTGACATCGACTTCGCCGAATTGCTCGATGAGTTGCTGGCCGCGAACTATGAAGGCTGGCTGGTTGTGGAGGCCGAGCAGGACCCGGCTGTGGCGCCCAGCTATATCTATGCGAAAAAAGGATACGACACCCTACGTGCTCTGCTGAGTGATGCCCTGCTGAATGAGAGGACTGCAAAATGAGCTTGTTGGTCAAGAGCAGCAAACGCGGACAAACCATGGTCGCGCTGGAAGCGGGGCGCCTGGAGTACGTGGGCTTTTCCGCTTACCGCCTGAGCCTGGGCGAAACCCTGCCGGTCAGCGCCGGTGATCAAGAGCTGTGCTTGGTACTGCTCAGCGGTCGCGTGAACATTGAAGG
Encoded proteins:
- a CDS encoding multidrug effflux MFS transporter, translated to MTQRALSTGFWLVLLTVLIALPRITLDMHLPALPAMADYFQTSDSQLQLTLTFYTLGSAISLLVSGPLTDRFGRRPVLLAGLFLYVVATVACALADSITVLIIVRLFQALGGCCTTVIGRVIVRDYFDRDEQARLLGLISMAMAVSPMAAPVLGSVLLPVVNWRGLFVLLAMIGALLYVVVYRRLPETRPPQVAAAPPSGLLRLYGQLLRDRHFLRYSLAIGCVYSTYFPFISESSALLQRGFQLSATAYALVFAATISGYMLGANLFRRLVLRFEPDRLIAAAIGLNVLGSVVLAVATTTLPGEWLAIVLPMVVIMVSVGMVIPACQLSVLQPYGAIAGTASGLFFFTQMFLTAVSSWATGLLSDGTSGPLVIMTAVASVLLVASWLTLRTTKCGSGLAREGGVSVTP
- a CDS encoding PLP-dependent aminotransferase family protein, translating into MSRGKTASALDLPRPDTLDAGKQQGAYEALRGAILNRQLPAGSRLPSTRSLAERWLVSRGTLEAAFDRLHSEGYVQRVAGSGTRVCAVIPEQFIAAPLAREIPRRRVEPDQPDAGVQSHVPFVARRPDASLFDLKTWARCISRGLLTVGPGVLEAAHPAGLPELRAQIADYLRSYRGMQCEADEVIVTTGIRHALDLIARSVLKPGDTACVEDPGYLPARRLFALAGAHIHAIPVTADGLDTAQLPETARLAYVTPAHQAPLGMTLSVSRRLALLDWAARADAWVVEDDYDSEYNYNTAPLAALKSLDSGDRVIYCGSFNKNLFPGLRVGFMVVPNVLRRSLLRTLQLTGHSVGASDQLGLVEFLRSGAFVRHLRASRQAYQARRDALLECLGGRCTVSGQQAGLHFVLWLPEGVEEGDFCRRAAAVGLTLQPLGKFCHALTLPPAVIIGYTALTLAQIRFHGRALAQLV
- a CDS encoding MurR/RpiR family transcriptional regulator, whose amino-acid sequence is MSRTDHETPLEETPASPPINAERLLQLITDEYESLPRQLKRIASYMSQQSDRIMVDRISDIARECEVHPSAIVRFSQRFGFSGFSEMQALFREAYTHKTTPVQNYQQRIRSMIANKSQKASGGDLARECVNATLSGIERLGLELDDVAFDKAVDLVVNADNIYVVGVRRSFAVADYLVYNLQHTNKRIHLISGLGGSYREQMRSVRANDLVIAISFSPYGKETQHCLRIAQHHQAKTLIITDSNLSPLAKRANAVLLVNEGSSFAFRSLSATLCLCQALFIAVAYRLELKVDEIHEQVGFDD
- a CDS encoding bifunctional 5-dehydro-2-deoxygluconokinase/5-dehydro-2-deoxyphosphogluconate aldolase gives rise to the protein MGQTRFASGRQLDLICLGRLGVDLYAQQVGARLEDVSSFAKYLGGSSANIAFGTARLGLKSAMLSRVGDDHMGRFLLESLAREGCDVSAIKVDPERLTALVLLGLKDRETFPLVFYRENCADMALRAEDISEAFIASSKALLITGTHFSTDGVYKASIQALDYAAKHNVKRVLDIDYRPVLWGLAGKADGETRFVADQNVSQHVQKILPRFDLIVGTEEEFLIAGGSEDLLTALRKVRELTPATLVVKLGPQGCTVIHGAIPARLEDGAIYPGVRVEVLNVLGAGDAFMSGFLSGWINDASDERCSQLANACGGLVVSRHACAPAMPTPAELEYLFNSPVPITRPDQDVTLQRLHRVSVPRKAWKQLFVFAFDHRWQLVDLAQKGGQDPTRISDIKQLFIQAIERVEKKLAEQGIDADVGLLADQRFGQDALNAASGRGWWIARPVEVQNSRPLAFEHGRSIGSNLIAWPQEQIIKCLVQFHPDDEPLLRLEQEAQLKAVYEASIVSGHELLLEVIPPKDHPSTYPDVLYRSLKRLYNLGIYPAWWKIEAQSAEDWKKLDELIQDRDPYCRGVVLLGLNASAEFLADGFQQARLSTTCRGFAVGRTIFQEPSRAWMAGEIDDEVLIQQVQATFEQLINAWRSART
- the iolE gene encoding myo-inosose-2 dehydratase encodes the protein MPAIRIGINPISWSNDDLPALGGETPLSTALSEGKEIGYEGFELNGKFPKDAKGVGDVLRPYDLALVSGWYSSRLARRSVAEEIEAIAGHVELLKQNGASVLVYGEVADSIQGSRIRLIERPRFHSEQAWQDYADKLTELARFTLSQGVRLAYHHHMGAYVESAEDIDQLMKRTGPEVGLLFDSGHCYMGGGEPVEVLRKHIDRICHVHFKDVRKPVVQLARNQMWSFPDCIVNGTFTVPGDGDIDFAELLDELLAANYEGWLVVEAEQDPAVAPSYIYAKKGYDTLRALLSDALLNERTAK